One Mercurialis annua linkage group LG3, ddMerAnnu1.2, whole genome shotgun sequence DNA window includes the following coding sequences:
- the LOC126672866 gene encoding histone deacetylase 18-like isoform X3, giving the protein MVGEGPGAGYNINVPWENTGCGDADYLAVWDHILLPVAKEFDPDMIIVSAGLDAAVGDPLGGCRITPYGYSVMLKKIRAVE; this is encoded by the exons ATGGTTGGAGAAGGACCAGGTGCAGGATATAACATAAATGTTCCTTGGGAGAACACAGGATGTGGGGATGCAGACTATCTTGCTGTTTGGGATCATATCTTGCTCCCTGTTGCTAAGGAATTTGATCCTGACATGATTATAGTATCTGCAGGATTGGATGcag CTGTTGGTGATCCTCTTGGTGGTTGCCGAATCACACCATATGGATATTCAGTAATGTTAAAAAAG ATTAGAGCAGTTGAATGA
- the LOC126672866 gene encoding histone deacetylase 18-like isoform X1, whose protein sequence is MVGEGPGAGYNINVPWENTGCGDADYLAVWDHILLPVAKEFDPDMIIVSAGLDADPLYNLKKPIELSSFCKQILVQNLFNTQITPHLILETAVGDPLGGCRITPYGYSVMLKKIRAVE, encoded by the exons ATGGTTGGAGAAGGACCAGGTGCAGGATATAACATAAATGTTCCTTGGGAGAACACAGGATGTGGGGATGCAGACTATCTTGCTGTTTGGGATCATATCTTGCTCCCTGTTGCTAAGGAATTTGATCCTGACATGATTATAGTATCTGCAGGATTGGATGcag ATCCTTTATATAACCTTAAAAAGCCAATTGAATTGAGTAGTTTCTGCAAGCAGATACTCGTGCAAAACTTGTTCAATACACAAATTACTCCACATTTAATTCTTGAAACAGCTGTTGGTGATCCTCTTGGTGGTTGCCGAATCACACCATATGGATATTCAGTAATGTTAAAAAAG ATTAGAGCAGTTGAATGA
- the LOC126672866 gene encoding histone deacetylase 5-like isoform X2 encodes MSSPVIDLASLQSVVDQGSISLEIFKKGWYHNVVYLGQEKDIPILTMTCSLPHIASFKSNEIPLRAPCKEYANTLVRGLVEGGQLSEEEAMDYIKEASARPL; translated from the exons ATGAGTTCTCCTGTGATCGACTTGGCTTCTCTTCAGTCTGTTGTCGATCAAGGGTCTATCTCTTtggaaatttttaag AAGGGTTGGTACCATAATGTAGTATACCTAGGACAGGAGAAAGATATTCCGATTCTCACAATGAC GTGCTCGCTTCCGCATATTGCAAGCTTTAAATCAAACGAGATTCCTCTTCGTGCTCCATGTAAAGAGTATGCCAATACCTTAGTTAGAGGTCTGGTGGAAGGAGGACAGCTCTCTGAAGAAGAGGCCATGGATTACATAAAAGAAGCCTCTGCTAGACCATTATGA